In the genome of Candidatus Rokuibacteriota bacterium, the window CGTTCCCGTTCGACGCCTCCCGCTTGCTCTGGGTCAGGCGCTCCCGGACCAGGGCCTCGATCTCGCGGGAGGCGGTCACGTCACGGAAGAGATGGACGGTGGTCGAGAGGTCGCGGCGGGCGCCTGGGACGACCACGATGCTGATGTCGAGCCACACAGCGGTTCCTGCCTTGGTCCGGGTGGCCATGTCGAAGTGCTGGATGAGTTCGCCCTGCCCGATGAGCGTCATGACGTGGCAGCCCCGGTAGCAGAGGCGATTGCCGGCAGCATCCCGGCCAAGGAAGACCTCGCAGCACGGCCTGCCGATCACCTCCCTGGCCGCGTACCCGAGGATCTTCTCCGCGGCCTGGTTCCACAGCACGATCCTGCCGTCGGCGCCGACCGCGAAGACCCCGTCGGCCGTGTTGGTGAGGAACCTGTCCAGGTCCATACGCCACCTCCCGGCACGCGTGTTCGGGCACCCGGGCTCATCCCGGGATGCCAAACCTTGCTCTGAGGCAAACGGACTAGCAAACGCGATGCCCGGCGGGCTCATCGCGGTCGTCTTTCGTTTTCAGGGGCTTAGCGTGCGCCTCCCAGGATCCAGGCTGGGGCGGGGACACCCCAACTGGGGTGCAATCGCCTCACCGCCCCGCCAAACGGACCGGAGGCGCAAGGGGGGCCAGGTCACAGTCTGGCGGTGAGGCCTTCGAGGAGCAGGCCGAGCCCGACCGCGACGAACAGGACCGTGGCTCTCAGGAACGTCATCCGCCCGCGGGGCCGAGGCCCTCTGCTCCTCCTCGGCTCGCGGGCTCGTAGGGGCAGAGAGGATCCTCTCCCAGCGGGTTGCCGCTGGCCGCGTAGGCGCGCGCCCGCGAGCCGCCGCAGATCGCCCGGAACTCGCAGCGCCCGCACCGGCCCACAAAGGTGTCCGTCCGACGGAGGTCCTGGAAGAGCGGCGCCTCCCGGTAGATCGTCACCGGACTCGCCGCCCGCACGGTCCCCGCCACCAGCGGGAGAAATCCTGACGGCTGGACGTCGCCGGTGTGGGAGACGAACATGATCCCGTTGCCATCGCGGAGGCCGAACCCGCGCGGGACGGCGCGGCGGCGGCCGTCCGTACCCGGAGCCCGCAGCCGCCGGAGCGCCACGCGGCGGTAGTGGGGAGCCTCCGTCGTCGTGATCGCAAAGGGAGACTCCGCCGCCACGTCCCAGAGCCAGTGGAGCAGCTCCTCGCAGCGCGCCGGGGTGACCTCTCCGAGCACCTGTCCCCGGCCGACGGGAATCAGGAAGAAGAGGCTCCAGCGGGCCGCGCCGATGACGCGTACGAGGCTGTGGACCTCGGGGAGGTCGTCCAGGGTTTCGGCTGTGACCAGCGTGTTGATCTGGAGGGGAATTCCCGCCGCCACCGTGTCGAGCGCGGCCTCCATCGTCCGGATGAAGCATCCTCGCACCTGGCGGATACCGTCGTGGATCTTGGCGGTGGAGCCGTCCAGGCTGAGGGACATGGCTTCGATGCCCAGCCGCTT includes:
- a CDS encoding radical SAM protein, translating into MSSRYVFPQAPQRVYWELTRACDLACRHCRAEAIPWRDPRELGIAEGRRLLEALTEFGRPSPHVVLTGGDPLKRGDLWELIEHGLGLGLHLSLAPSATPALTRPVVARLKRLGIEAMSLSLDGSTAKIHDGIRQVRGCFIRTMEAALDTVAAGIPLQINTLVTAETLDDLPEVHSLVRVIGAARWSLFFLIPVGRGQVLGEVTPARCEELLHWLWDVAAESPFAITTTEAPHYRRVALRRLRAPGTDGRRRAVPRGFGLRDGNGIMFVSHTGDVQPSGFLPLVAGTVRAASPVTIYREAPLFQDLRRTDTFVGRCGRCEFRAICGGSRARAYAASGNPLGEDPLCPYEPASRGGAEGLGPAGG